In Microbacterium maritypicum, the following are encoded in one genomic region:
- a CDS encoding M23 family metallopeptidase, with product MVTGAALPALATGSEGVVAGATTSLTTAAAADAAQSYTSTSASSSSDEIRAEIAPRGTFSATTPEEIEETRSRAVAAALAAGMPLGSAVDIPIADRIIMPMADGTYSFTDGFGASRPGRSHLGQDFAAGVGTPINAAMKGCVSRSTESYQGYGVTIQIESIVDGQAVSTVYSHLNYGTRAVEVGDCVDEGQYIGDVGSTGYVFGSCLHFEVHINTVAIDPMPWLQTHVN from the coding sequence ATGGTCACCGGCGCCGCACTGCCCGCACTCGCCACCGGGAGCGAAGGAGTCGTCGCCGGCGCCACCACCAGCCTCACCACTGCGGCCGCTGCCGATGCCGCGCAGTCCTACACATCCACGTCCGCGTCCTCGTCCTCGGACGAGATCCGCGCGGAGATCGCTCCGCGCGGGACCTTCTCGGCGACGACGCCCGAGGAGATCGAGGAGACACGCTCCCGTGCCGTCGCGGCGGCACTCGCTGCCGGCATGCCGCTCGGAAGCGCCGTCGACATCCCCATCGCCGATCGCATCATCATGCCGATGGCAGACGGGACCTACTCGTTCACCGATGGCTTCGGTGCGTCACGGCCGGGCCGGTCTCACCTCGGCCAGGACTTCGCCGCGGGCGTGGGCACCCCGATCAACGCCGCGATGAAGGGCTGCGTCTCCCGCTCCACCGAGAGCTACCAGGGCTACGGCGTGACGATTCAGATCGAGAGCATCGTCGACGGACAGGCCGTGAGCACCGTCTACTCGCACCTGAACTACGGAACCCGTGCGGTCGAGGTCGGCGACTGTGTCGACGAAGGTCAGTACATCGGCGACGTCGGATCGACCGGCTACGTGTTCGGCTCCTGCCTGCACTTCGAGGTCCACATCAACACCGTCGCCATCGACCCCATGCCCTGGCTCCAGACGCACGTGAACTGA
- a CDS encoding gamma-aminobutyraldehyde dehydrogenase, whose translation MSRSLLKNSAPLQNFIGGRYVPASGAERMPLLDPVTEATYGELPLSDGADVDAAYAAASAAFPLWRDTTPADRQLALFRIADEMESRAEEFADLESQDTGKPRASLVADEIMQSVDQLRFFAGAARSLEGRAAGEYLAGHTSFVRREPIGVIGQVTPWNYPLNMAVWKIAPALAAGNTVVLKPAESTPLTTLLLAEIVALHTPVGTLNVVLGDRDTGVALVEHPIPQMVAITGSVRAGMAVARSAANDVKRVHLELGGKAPAIVFADAVLEKAVDGIITGAFFNGGQDCTAATRVLVHESQHDELLAALVARAKTHARTGGPHEEGVLYGPLSSAAQLAQVQGFIDRLPAHATIETGGRRQGDRGYFWEATIVSGVRQDDEVVQGEIFGPVLTVQAFGSDDEALEMANDVPYALAASVWTTDHARAMRFSRDLDFGCVWINTHIPFVSDMPHGGFKHSGYGKDLSQYGFDDYTRIKHVMSALD comes from the coding sequence ATGTCCCGCAGCCTTCTGAAGAACTCCGCGCCGTTGCAGAACTTCATCGGCGGTCGCTACGTGCCCGCGAGCGGGGCGGAACGGATGCCGCTCCTCGATCCTGTCACCGAAGCCACGTACGGCGAACTGCCGCTCTCCGACGGTGCCGACGTCGACGCTGCCTATGCCGCGGCATCCGCGGCCTTCCCGCTCTGGCGTGACACGACGCCCGCCGATCGGCAGCTGGCGCTGTTCCGCATCGCCGATGAGATGGAGTCGCGGGCCGAGGAGTTCGCCGACCTGGAATCGCAGGACACCGGCAAGCCGCGCGCCAGCCTCGTCGCCGACGAGATCATGCAGTCGGTCGATCAGCTGCGTTTCTTCGCCGGTGCCGCCCGCAGTCTCGAAGGCCGGGCCGCCGGGGAGTACCTCGCCGGGCACACGTCGTTCGTGCGTCGGGAGCCGATCGGCGTGATCGGTCAGGTGACGCCGTGGAACTATCCGCTGAACATGGCCGTCTGGAAGATCGCGCCTGCGCTCGCCGCCGGGAACACGGTCGTGCTCAAGCCCGCGGAGTCGACGCCGTTGACCACGCTTCTGCTCGCCGAGATCGTCGCGCTGCATACCCCGGTCGGCACTCTGAACGTCGTGCTGGGCGATCGCGACACGGGTGTGGCGCTGGTCGAGCATCCGATCCCGCAGATGGTCGCGATCACCGGTTCGGTGCGTGCGGGCATGGCGGTGGCGCGCTCGGCGGCGAACGACGTGAAGCGCGTGCACCTGGAACTCGGCGGCAAGGCGCCGGCGATCGTGTTCGCGGATGCCGTGCTCGAGAAGGCGGTCGACGGGATCATCACGGGGGCCTTCTTCAACGGCGGCCAGGACTGCACGGCGGCCACTCGGGTGCTGGTGCACGAGTCGCAGCACGACGAGCTCCTCGCCGCGCTGGTGGCGAGGGCGAAGACGCACGCGCGCACCGGAGGACCGCACGAGGAGGGGGTGCTCTACGGCCCGCTGAGCAGCGCGGCACAGCTCGCTCAGGTGCAGGGTTTCATCGACCGGCTTCCTGCACACGCGACCATCGAGACCGGCGGACGCCGCCAGGGAGACCGGGGCTACTTCTGGGAGGCCACGATCGTGTCGGGCGTGCGGCAGGACGACGAGGTCGTGCAGGGCGAGATCTTCGGCCCGGTGCTCACCGTGCAGGCGTTCGGATCCGACGACGAGGCGCTGGAGATGGCGAACGACGTGCCCTATGCGCTCGCCGCCTCGGTGTGGACGACGGATCATGCCAGGGCGATGCGGTTCTCGCGCGACCTCGACTTCGGCTGCGTGTGGATCAACACGCACATCCCGTTCGTGTCGGACATGCCCCACGGCGGGTTCAAGCACTCCGGATACGGCAAGGACCTCTCGCAGTACGGCTTCGATGACTACACCCGCATCAAGCACGTGATGAGCGCGCTCGACTGA
- a CDS encoding Lrp/AsnC family transcriptional regulator produces the protein MSPKPAQPGLDDISKRIVELLQEDGRRPYAEIAREVGLSEAAARQRVQRMTEAGIIQIVAVTDPMQLGFHRMSMIGIRVSGDPRAIAEELTTIPELAYVVVTLGTFDILVEAVCEDDEHLITLIATRIRTIPGIVHTESLLYAGLYKDLYNWGTR, from the coding sequence ATGAGCCCCAAGCCTGCCCAGCCTGGACTGGACGACATCTCGAAGCGCATCGTCGAACTCCTGCAGGAGGACGGACGCCGCCCCTACGCCGAGATCGCGCGCGAGGTCGGGCTCAGCGAGGCGGCTGCTCGCCAGCGTGTGCAGCGGATGACCGAGGCCGGCATCATCCAGATCGTCGCGGTCACCGATCCGATGCAGCTGGGCTTCCACCGCATGTCGATGATCGGCATCCGCGTCTCCGGCGACCCCCGCGCGATCGCCGAAGAGCTCACCACGATCCCCGAACTGGCCTACGTCGTCGTCACGCTCGGGACGTTCGACATCCTCGTCGAGGCCGTGTGCGAGGACGACGAGCACCTGATCACCCTCATCGCCACCCGCATCCGCACCATCCCGGGCATCGTCCACACCGAGAGCCTGCTCTACGCGGGCCTGTACAAAGACCTCTACAACTGGGGAACGCGCTGA
- a CDS encoding NAD(P)/FAD-dependent oxidoreductase: protein MGTTVFERRQPPQGVVDDSLRDTALRVFWLDDVDRPTHPRLNGTVRADLAIVGGGYAGLWTAVRAKERDPERRVVLLEASRIAWAASGRNGGFCESSLTHGHENGVTRWPEEIDRLEELGHENLDGIEQTVARYGMDAEFERTGQLAVAVEPHQVEWLRDEPGFLDREAVQAEVHSETFLAGAWDREGSAMVHPAKLGVELARVAADLGVEVYEHSIVRAIEGDGSGPITLVTPNGRVVADAVALATNVFPSLLKRNRLMTVPVYDYVLMTEPLSAEQLASIGWSNRQGLADSANQFHYYRLTADNRILFGGYDAVYHYGGKVRPEYEDRIESHRKLASHFFTTFPQLEGLRFTHRWAGAIDSSSRFCAFFGTARKGRVTYATGFTGLGVGAARFAADVMLDTLSGEATERTELRMVREKPIPFPPEPTASIGVNLVRAAMNRADHNEGKRNLFLKTLDAVGMGFDS, encoded by the coding sequence ATGGGAACCACCGTCTTCGAACGCCGGCAGCCGCCGCAGGGGGTCGTCGACGACTCCCTGCGCGACACCGCGCTCCGCGTGTTCTGGCTCGATGATGTCGATCGACCGACTCATCCGCGCCTGAACGGCACGGTCCGCGCCGACCTCGCGATCGTCGGCGGCGGCTACGCCGGACTGTGGACGGCCGTGCGCGCCAAAGAGCGCGACCCCGAGCGCCGCGTCGTCCTCCTGGAGGCGTCGCGGATCGCGTGGGCGGCATCCGGTCGCAACGGCGGCTTCTGCGAGTCGAGCCTCACCCACGGTCACGAGAACGGGGTCACCCGCTGGCCCGAGGAGATCGACCGGCTCGAGGAGCTGGGCCACGAGAACCTCGACGGCATCGAGCAGACCGTCGCACGCTACGGCATGGACGCGGAGTTCGAGCGCACCGGTCAGCTGGCCGTGGCGGTGGAGCCGCATCAGGTCGAGTGGCTCCGGGACGAACCGGGCTTCCTCGACCGCGAAGCCGTGCAGGCGGAGGTGCACTCCGAGACGTTCCTCGCCGGAGCCTGGGACCGCGAGGGCTCGGCGATGGTGCACCCGGCCAAGCTGGGCGTCGAGCTGGCCCGCGTCGCCGCAGACCTCGGCGTCGAGGTCTACGAGCACAGCATCGTGCGCGCCATCGAAGGCGACGGCTCCGGTCCGATCACGCTGGTCACGCCGAACGGTCGGGTCGTGGCGGATGCCGTGGCCCTCGCCACCAACGTGTTCCCCTCGCTCCTCAAGCGCAACCGCCTGATGACCGTGCCGGTCTACGACTACGTGCTGATGACCGAGCCGCTCTCCGCCGAACAGCTCGCGTCGATCGGCTGGTCGAACCGCCAGGGCCTCGCCGACAGCGCGAACCAGTTCCACTACTACCGGCTCACCGCCGACAACCGCATCCTGTTCGGCGGCTACGACGCGGTCTACCACTACGGCGGCAAGGTGCGCCCCGAGTACGAGGACCGCATCGAGAGCCACCGCAAGCTCGCCTCGCACTTCTTCACGACCTTCCCGCAGTTGGAGGGCCTGCGCTTCACCCACCGCTGGGCCGGGGCGATCGACTCGTCGAGCCGTTTCTGCGCGTTCTTCGGTACCGCCCGCAAGGGCCGCGTCACCTATGCGACCGGCTTCACCGGACTGGGCGTCGGTGCTGCGCGCTTCGCGGCCGACGTCATGCTCGACACGCTGTCGGGCGAGGCGACCGAGCGCACCGAGCTGCGGATGGTGCGCGAGAAGCCGATCCCGTTCCCGCCGGAGCCCACCGCCTCGATCGGCGTGAACCTGGTGCGCGCGGCCATGAACCGGGCCGACCACAACGAGGGCAAGCGCAACCTGTTCCTCAAGACGCTCGACGCCGTCGGCATGGGCTTCGACTCGTGA
- a CDS encoding cupin domain-containing protein: protein MNALAAGNGVDARGLALAHEPLPAGEVLAGAPTTAVHALASLGGVEVGVWEMTPGTATDTESDEVFVVLSGRATISFASPGLPDLEVGPGSLVRLAEGMRTTWTVTETLRKVYVA from the coding sequence GTGAACGCTCTCGCGGCGGGGAACGGGGTGGATGCCCGTGGTCTCGCACTCGCGCACGAGCCGTTGCCCGCGGGCGAGGTGCTCGCCGGCGCCCCGACGACCGCCGTGCACGCGTTGGCGAGTCTCGGCGGGGTCGAGGTCGGCGTGTGGGAGATGACCCCGGGCACTGCGACCGACACCGAGTCCGACGAGGTGTTCGTCGTGCTGAGCGGCCGCGCCACGATCTCGTTCGCCTCGCCGGGGCTGCCCGACCTCGAGGTCGGCCCCGGCTCACTCGTGCGTCTCGCCGAGGGCATGCGCACGACCTGGACCGTGACCGAGACGCTCCGCAAGGTGTACGTGGCCTGA
- a CDS encoding carboxylesterase/lipase family protein, producing the protein MTDTDFETTADLVEVTTTAGRVRGRWRPTTGGRGNPRSAAFLGIPFAEAPVGELRFQAPVPKAPWEGVRDALEFAATAQRGDPGVTLIPEPSVEGESTLNVNVFTPSPARPEQGTGLPVLVWIHGGGYFAGSPASVWYDGRNFNRDDVVTVSISYRLGFDGFGWIEDAPSNRGVRDWLLALEWVQQNIAAFGGDPSRVTIAGQSAGGGAVLTLLGMEKAQHLFHGVYSISGALADVAATRAETFGRGLATAGGVEPTVAGFSSLSEERILELQKKATQLGPSSVGTMIEEGLPLGPRIDGDLLPRSTREALAAGVGADKPLVLGATDDEFTMVFSDAAKKLRWVPRSLLLGKLGLPKAARRAYLAANADVTGLGNARVAGRLLTDRMFRSALLKVVADRGAAPTWVYRFSWPSGRFGFAEHCLDVPFFFDCLDGPAIEPLAGPNPPQQLADEVHGAAVAFVTGGDPGWPRHEGGAGIVRVYDVPTRDVRDAYASVRPLLGESS; encoded by the coding sequence ATGACGGATACCGACTTCGAGACGACCGCCGACCTCGTCGAGGTGACGACCACCGCAGGACGCGTGCGCGGCCGCTGGCGTCCGACCACCGGTGGTCGAGGCAATCCGCGGTCGGCGGCGTTCCTGGGCATCCCGTTCGCGGAGGCCCCGGTCGGTGAGCTGCGCTTCCAGGCGCCCGTGCCGAAGGCGCCGTGGGAGGGCGTGCGCGACGCGCTCGAGTTCGCCGCCACCGCGCAGCGCGGCGATCCCGGCGTCACTCTCATCCCCGAGCCGAGCGTCGAGGGCGAGTCGACACTCAACGTCAACGTGTTCACGCCGAGCCCGGCCCGCCCCGAGCAGGGAACCGGGCTCCCGGTGCTCGTCTGGATCCACGGCGGCGGGTACTTCGCCGGCTCGCCCGCGAGCGTCTGGTACGACGGCCGCAACTTCAACCGCGACGATGTCGTGACCGTGTCGATCTCGTACCGCCTCGGCTTCGACGGCTTCGGGTGGATCGAGGATGCTCCCTCGAACCGTGGTGTGCGCGACTGGCTGCTCGCGTTGGAATGGGTGCAGCAGAACATCGCCGCGTTCGGCGGCGACCCGTCGCGCGTGACGATCGCCGGCCAGTCCGCGGGCGGCGGTGCCGTGCTGACCCTGCTCGGCATGGAGAAGGCGCAGCACCTGTTCCACGGTGTCTACTCGATCTCCGGCGCGCTCGCCGATGTCGCCGCCACCCGTGCCGAGACGTTCGGTCGCGGGCTCGCCACCGCCGGCGGGGTCGAGCCGACCGTCGCCGGCTTCTCGTCGCTCTCCGAGGAGCGCATCCTCGAGCTGCAGAAGAAGGCGACCCAGCTCGGGCCGTCGTCGGTCGGCACCATGATCGAGGAGGGGCTGCCGCTCGGACCGCGCATCGACGGCGATCTGCTGCCACGGTCGACGCGCGAGGCGCTCGCCGCGGGTGTCGGCGCCGACAAGCCGCTCGTGCTCGGGGCGACCGACGACGAGTTCACCATGGTGTTCTCGGATGCGGCGAAGAAGCTGCGCTGGGTGCCCCGATCGCTGCTGCTGGGAAAGCTCGGGCTGCCGAAGGCCGCGCGCCGTGCGTACCTCGCCGCCAACGCCGACGTCACGGGACTCGGCAACGCGCGCGTCGCCGGGAGACTGCTGACCGACCGGATGTTCCGCTCGGCGCTGCTGAAGGTCGTCGCCGACCGCGGGGCCGCGCCGACCTGGGTGTACCGGTTCTCGTGGCCGTCGGGGCGCTTCGGTTTCGCGGAGCACTGCCTCGATGTGCCGTTCTTCTTCGACTGCCTCGACGGGCCCGCGATCGAGCCGCTCGCCGGCCCGAACCCGCCGCAGCAGCTGGCCGATGAGGTGCACGGCGCGGCGGTCGCGTTCGTCACGGGCGGGGATCCCGGGTGGCCGCGGCACGAGGGGGGTGCGGGCATCGTCCGGGTCTACGACGTGCCGACGCGCGACGTCCGCGATGCCTATGCCTCCGTGCGTCCGCTCCTGGGCGAGTCGTCCTGA
- a CDS encoding site-specific DNA-methyltransferase, with translation MAASGAVTAGAVTIIEGDNLAVAATLPTGSFTLVYLDPPFNTGRTQGRQVVTARRTFTTPQESEPVAGAATESGDQEGVTGADLRSSEPPEPETEPASEVRHGFHGHAYERVRGMLRAYDDRFDDYGSFLMPRLEEAWRLLADDGTLYLHLDYREAHYAKVMLDAVFGRDCFLNELIWAYDYGAKSRSRWPTKHDTILVYVKNPREYVFNSEEVDREPYMAPGLVTAEKAARGKLPTDVWWHTIVPTTGREKTGYPTQKPEGILRRIVTASSRPGDRVLDLFAGSGTTGAVASALGRDAVLVDDNPEAIGIMKTRMPHAEVITPG, from the coding sequence GTGGCTGCATCGGGTGCCGTGACCGCGGGCGCGGTCACCATCATCGAGGGCGACAACCTCGCCGTCGCGGCGACCCTGCCCACGGGTTCCTTCACGCTCGTGTACCTCGACCCGCCGTTCAACACCGGCCGGACGCAGGGCCGGCAGGTGGTCACCGCGCGCCGGACGTTCACAACTCCTCAAGAATCTGAGCCCGTCGCAGGTGCTGCCACGGAATCCGGCGACCAGGAGGGGGTGACAGGCGCAGATCTGAGGAGTTCTGAACCGCCGGAGCCCGAGACGGAGCCGGCGAGCGAGGTGCGGCACGGGTTCCACGGCCACGCGTACGAGCGGGTGCGCGGGATGCTGCGCGCGTACGACGACCGTTTCGATGACTACGGCTCCTTCCTGATGCCGCGGCTCGAGGAGGCGTGGCGGCTGCTCGCCGACGACGGCACGCTGTATCTGCACCTCGACTACCGTGAGGCGCACTACGCGAAGGTGATGCTCGACGCCGTGTTCGGGCGGGACTGCTTCCTCAACGAACTCATCTGGGCGTACGACTACGGCGCGAAGTCGCGCAGCCGCTGGCCCACGAAGCACGACACGATCCTCGTCTACGTGAAGAATCCGCGGGAGTACGTCTTCAACTCCGAAGAGGTCGACCGCGAGCCGTATATGGCGCCGGGACTGGTCACCGCCGAGAAGGCCGCGCGCGGCAAGCTGCCGACCGACGTCTGGTGGCACACGATCGTCCCGACGACCGGACGCGAGAAGACCGGCTATCCCACGCAGAAGCCGGAGGGGATCCTGCGCCGCATCGTGACCGCGTCGAGTCGCCCCGGCGACCGTGTGCTCGACCTCTTCGCCGGCAGCGGCACGACCGGGGCCGTGGCCTCGGCGCTCGGTCGCGATGCCGTGCTGGTCGATGACAACCCCGAGGCGATCGGGATCATGAAGACGCGGATGCCGCACGCCGAGGTGATCACGCCCGGCTGA
- a CDS encoding biotin/lipoate A/B protein ligase family protein: MHGEYKVPGGKLVVVDLEIEDDRIARFRLAGDFFLEPDSALDDINAAVNGMPAETDSTAIAAAVRSALPDGAQLLGFSPEAVGTAVRRALVTAPGWRDFDWEIVHDKAVSPRMNLALDEVLTARVGEGRRRPTLRIWEWNESAVVIGSFQSYRNEVDPEGAARHGFDVVRRISGGGAMLMAAGQIITYSLYVPASLVAGMTFADSYAFLDDWVLQALRSLGIDAVYQPLNDIASPTGKIGGAAQKRLANGGVLHHATLSYDIDGQVMTEVLRIGREKLSDKGTTSAAKRVDPLRSQTGLERAEIIERFKDTFRSLTDAETGAITADEYADAEALVESKFATEAWLHRVP; this comes from the coding sequence GTGCACGGTGAATACAAGGTCCCAGGTGGAAAGCTCGTCGTCGTCGACCTCGAGATCGAGGACGACCGGATCGCCCGCTTCCGCCTCGCCGGCGACTTCTTCCTCGAGCCGGACTCGGCGCTGGACGACATCAACGCCGCGGTCAACGGGATGCCCGCCGAGACGGACTCGACGGCCATCGCCGCGGCCGTCCGCAGCGCCCTTCCGGATGGCGCTCAGCTGCTCGGCTTCTCGCCCGAAGCCGTCGGCACCGCGGTGCGTCGCGCGCTCGTGACGGCCCCGGGGTGGCGCGACTTCGACTGGGAGATCGTGCACGACAAGGCGGTCTCGCCGCGCATGAACCTCGCCCTCGACGAGGTGCTCACCGCCCGCGTCGGCGAGGGGCGCCGTCGTCCCACCCTGCGCATCTGGGAGTGGAACGAGTCGGCCGTCGTGATCGGGTCGTTCCAGTCGTACCGCAACGAGGTCGACCCCGAAGGCGCCGCACGGCACGGGTTCGACGTGGTCCGCCGCATCTCCGGCGGCGGGGCGATGCTCATGGCGGCGGGGCAGATCATCACGTACTCGCTGTATGTGCCGGCATCGCTCGTCGCCGGCATGACCTTCGCCGACTCGTACGCCTTCCTCGACGACTGGGTGCTGCAGGCGCTGCGGTCGCTCGGCATCGACGCGGTCTATCAGCCGCTCAACGACATCGCGAGCCCGACCGGCAAGATCGGCGGTGCCGCGCAGAAGCGCCTCGCCAACGGGGGAGTGCTGCACCACGCGACCCTGTCGTACGACATCGACGGCCAGGTCATGACCGAGGTGCTGCGCATCGGCCGCGAGAAGCTCAGCGACAAGGGCACCACCTCGGCCGCCAAGCGCGTCGACCCGCTGCGCAGCCAGACCGGACTCGAGCGCGCTGAGATCATCGAGCGGTTCAAGGACACCTTCCGCTCGCTGACCGACGCCGAGACCGGTGCGATCACGGCGGACGAGTATGCCGACGCGGAGGCTCTCGTCGAGTCGAAGTTCGCCACCGAGGCGTGGCTGCATCGGGTGCCGTGA
- a CDS encoding DUF1684 domain-containing protein: protein MGFVKDWQDWHASRERYAGSEYGPSALESTNWLITEAAAVDGIPGLWALTGDGGIRGSELGQAGSTVVLRGTESVRLGRRELRVFDRHGALALRVLNPARPQREWFTAIDAYAPDERWRLPAVFEETPDEQILITSVDGEARETPVAGRLRFELAGAAQTLTVTRNGQGALSAVFADGTNGLETYRFRFLPVDEPAADGTAVIDFNRAYLPPCAFSDQYVCPLPPAGNRYSTPIRAGERVVVLGG, encoded by the coding sequence ATGGGCTTCGTGAAGGACTGGCAGGACTGGCACGCGTCGCGCGAGCGCTACGCAGGGTCGGAGTATGGTCCGTCGGCGCTCGAGTCGACGAACTGGCTCATCACGGAGGCGGCAGCGGTCGACGGCATCCCCGGGCTCTGGGCGCTGACCGGCGACGGCGGCATCCGGGGGAGCGAGCTCGGTCAGGCGGGATCGACCGTGGTCCTGCGCGGTACGGAGAGTGTCCGCCTCGGCAGGCGTGAGCTGCGGGTGTTCGATCGCCACGGTGCGCTGGCACTGCGCGTGCTGAATCCGGCACGGCCGCAGCGCGAGTGGTTCACCGCGATCGACGCCTACGCGCCCGACGAGCGTTGGCGACTCCCGGCGGTGTTCGAGGAGACGCCGGATGAGCAGATCCTGATCACATCGGTCGACGGTGAGGCGCGGGAGACGCCGGTCGCCGGGCGGTTGCGGTTCGAACTGGCGGGGGCAGCCCAGACACTCACCGTCACCCGGAACGGACAGGGCGCGCTGAGCGCGGTCTTCGCCGACGGCACCAACGGGCTGGAGACGTACCGGTTCCGGTTCCTGCCGGTCGACGAGCCCGCCGCCGATGGTACGGCCGTGATCGACTTCAACCGCGCCTATCTGCCGCCGTGCGCGTTCTCGGACCAGTACGTCTGCCCGCTGCCGCCCGCCGGCAACCGGTACTCGACACCGATCCGTGCCGGGGAACGCGTGGTCGTGCTCGGGGGGTGA
- a CDS encoding alpha/beta fold hydrolase — protein sequence MTDTREFTDAHGVAIVYDVHPAAGTPRGVVQLLHGVGEHAGRYGALIGALTEAGFHVYADDHRGHGRTGIRQHGGPEKLGRLGVGGLRAAEDAVWQLTGIIRDENPDLPLVLLGHSWGSFLAQMLVNHHPEAWDAVILSGSALRTPGFLNAAPLNARWAKDEGATGLEWLSRDPAVWAAFADDPLTTDVPLLKLFGPIEAARLYGRPAKDLGRDIPMLLLVGRDDPVGGPRSVHKLADEYRSRSGLTDVTTLVYPDARHEIFAELQQEEVRADVLAWLDAHIPAR from the coding sequence GTGACGGATACGCGCGAGTTCACCGACGCCCATGGCGTGGCCATCGTCTATGACGTGCATCCGGCTGCGGGTACTCCGCGCGGAGTCGTGCAGCTCCTGCACGGCGTCGGCGAGCATGCCGGACGATACGGCGCTCTGATCGGCGCCCTCACCGAGGCCGGCTTCCACGTCTACGCCGACGACCACCGGGGCCATGGCCGCACCGGCATCCGTCAGCACGGCGGACCCGAGAAGCTGGGGCGACTCGGCGTCGGCGGACTCCGCGCTGCCGAGGATGCCGTCTGGCAGCTGACCGGAATCATCCGCGACGAGAACCCCGACCTGCCGCTCGTGCTGCTCGGCCACTCGTGGGGTTCGTTCCTGGCGCAGATGCTCGTGAACCACCACCCGGAGGCGTGGGATGCCGTGATCCTCTCGGGCTCCGCGCTGCGCACCCCCGGGTTCCTCAACGCGGCACCCCTGAACGCGCGGTGGGCGAAGGACGAAGGCGCCACGGGGCTCGAATGGCTCAGCCGCGATCCCGCCGTGTGGGCCGCGTTCGCCGACGATCCGCTCACGACCGACGTCCCGCTGCTCAAGCTCTTCGGTCCGATCGAGGCCGCGCGGCTCTACGGGCGTCCGGCCAAGGACCTGGGCCGCGACATCCCGATGCTGCTCCTCGTCGGTCGCGATGACCCGGTGGGCGGACCCCGCAGCGTGCACAAGCTCGCCGACGAGTACCGCAGCCGGTCCGGGCTCACCGACGTCACGACCCTCGTGTACCCGGATGCGCGCCACGAGATCTTCGCCGAGCTGCAGCAGGAAGAGGTGCGCGCCGACGTGCTCGCCTGGCTCGACGCGCACATCCCCGCGCGCTGA
- a CDS encoding copper homeostasis protein CutC, translating to MTRTLALEIAVQDPAGVRIAAEIGADRVELATALALGGLTPSPATLELAVEAAGADGPEVHVLVRPRGGGFHYTDDELAITERDVRRAIAAGATGVVIGALDAAGHLDLFAMARLRDAAGGAPVTLHRAIDVTADPVATLRSARELGLRRVLTSGGASAAIDGIDTLRALVAAAEGEIEIMAGSGVDVASAPVLAAAGVDAIHFSAKRSVIEEGGVRMGSASDGVGGYEVTDRDIAFAIRDAVAR from the coding sequence GTGACCCGAACACTCGCCTTGGAAATCGCCGTGCAGGACCCCGCCGGAGTGCGCATCGCCGCCGAGATCGGCGCCGACCGCGTCGAGCTCGCCACGGCGCTCGCCCTCGGCGGACTGACCCCGTCTCCCGCGACGCTCGAGCTGGCGGTCGAGGCAGCCGGAGCAGACGGGCCCGAGGTGCACGTGCTCGTCCGGCCGCGCGGCGGCGGCTTCCACTACACCGACGACGAGCTGGCGATCACCGAGCGCGACGTGCGTCGCGCGATCGCTGCGGGTGCGACCGGCGTCGTCATCGGCGCGCTCGACGCGGCGGGGCACCTCGACCTGTTCGCCATGGCCCGGCTCCGCGATGCCGCGGGCGGAGCGCCCGTCACCCTGCACCGCGCCATCGACGTGACGGCCGACCCCGTGGCGACGCTGCGCAGCGCCAGGGAACTCGGCCTGCGCCGCGTGCTGACCTCGGGCGGGGCATCCGCCGCGATCGACGGCATCGACACCCTGCGCGCGCTCGTCGCCGCGGCCGAGGGCGAGATCGAGATCATGGCCGGCAGCGGAGTCGACGTCGCGAGTGCCCCGGTGCTCGCCGCGGCGGGGGTGGACGCGATCCACTTCTCCGCCAAGCGCTCGGTGATCGAGGAGGGCGGCGTGCGGATGGGCTCCGCCTCCGACGGCGTCGGCGGCTACGAGGTCACCGACCGCGACATCGCCTTCGCGATCCGGGATGCCGTCGCGCGGTAG